The region CAGTTGTTGACACCACCCAAACCACCAATAATGAGCATCACGCCCACCAGCGGTAACAGCCATGTGAGATGATATGCGCCAAAAAAGTAGCTAAATGCTTGCATTATGCCGCTAACGAGCGATATTTGGTTTTGAGGCAATACCGTGGCGATCGACAAAGAACCAAAAATCAGTGTCGTCACGATAATGAGCGAGGAATACAGTAAAGCACGTGGAAAAGCTTTTTGTGGGTTTTTGACCTCCCGGGCATGCACGGTGGCAATTTCCATACCGCAAAATGACATCATGATGCCGGTGAGCGCAACCCACATCGAAGGGTTAAAGGCGTGAGGCAACCAGGCTTCGTGTGAAAAATGAATTTGCGAGGGATGCCCTAATGATAGCCAAATAATTCCCAAGATGATGATGAGGGTCATGGGAATCAATAAGCCAAACACGCTGCAGACATTGCTGAACCAGCTTGAGACCCGCGTGCCAAAGCAATTGATCAGTGTGAACGCCCAAAAGGTGAATAAAATCACGGTGATCAGAAACAGTTTGCTGCGAACCAGTGCGGGATCAATCAAATAAGCGAAGGTACCGGCCACAAACGATAGGATTGTGGGATACCAGATCACATTTTCCAGCCATTGAAACCAAATGGCCATATAACCTAACGGCGTGCCAAACGCTTCTTTCACCCAAACATACACACCACCCTCCTCGGTCCAGCTTGAGGCGAGTTCGGCGGAAACTAAAGCCACGGGCACTAAAAAGAAAATGGCGCCGATGATAAAGAAGAAAATCAGGGCCGAGCCAAACAGTGCGGTAGCAGGCAGGTTGCGAATGCTATCGACGGAGCCCACCGTGATCATGACCAGGGCAAAAACGGATAAACGACGAAGTTGTGAATTCATACTAAAAACCTTATCTAAGCGAAAAAGAGTTAAACAATAAACGAAGTGGTTTAAGCCTGTTTTCGCTTTCGTTTGGATGGGGTGTTGGCAATGAGATGAAAGGCAAGGGGTGAGTGAGAATACAAAAGTGACATATTTTGACCTATTTAATCGTTCCAAATTTGAGACATAAAGCCGCAATGTTGATGTTTGAATGACATGAGGCGCTCCTAATCAATTGCCAAATGTAATGAATACAGAGATAATATTCTAGCCAAAAATACGGGGTAGGATCAAGATGGCTGGACTGAATAAATCAATTGCGAGCATGTTATTGTCTGAAAAAGGCAAGGCAAGCTTGAACACGGTCAGCCAAGATTTGCAAACGACAACGGAAAAAGCCGAAGGCTTGCGCCAGATGCCGGTTGAAAAGCTTCAGCGTGGCCAGTACCAACCTCGTCAACATATGGACAGTGATGCGCTCGATGAGCTTGCCGAATCGATCAAGGCGCAAGGCATCATTCAGCCCATCGTAGTTCGCCAATTAAAGCCGAGCGGCCAGTACGAAATCATCGCGGGTGAGCGGCGTTGGCGCGCGGCACAACGCGCAGGTTTGGATCGTGTGCCCGTGGTGGTGCGCGAGATTTCTGATGAGGTGGCTATGGCCATGGCGCTCATCGAAAATATTCAGCGTGAAAATTTAAATGCGATCGAAGAAGCTCAAGCGCTGCATCGACTATTGGATGAGTTTGGTTTAACGCAGCAAGAGGTGGCTGAAAAAGTCGGTAAATCTCGCACGACAGTCACCAATTTACTGCGCTTATTGAATCTGAATATGGATGTGCGCTTGATGTTGGAGCAAGGCAAGCTCGATATGGGGCACGCTAAAGTCTTGCTCGCACTCGAAGGCAACGTGCAAAGTCAAATCGCGCGCATGGTTTCGCTTAAAGGTTTGAGTGTGCGAGAAACTGAGCAGCTGGTGAAACAAAGCTTGCACGGCAAACCTAAAAAAGTGGCCACAGCCGTTGACCCGGATATCAAACGTTTGCAAATGGACTTATCAGAAAAGCTTGCGGCGAAAGTGGATGTTCAGCATGCTGCGAATGGTAAAGGCAAGATTATGATTCACTATTCCAGCCTTGATGAGCTTGATGGCATTTTATCGCACCTTAAGTGAGTCTTTCTTTTTTTAAAACGTTTGCATGGGCAAGTTGTCGGATAAATAAATCCAACCTTTGATCATGCGGTAAAGATACCAGACGTATACAGCAAAGATGACAATCACGCCAATGGCAATCAGGCAAAGCAAGAGGCCGATGAGGTACCAGATCAGCGCTTTCCAAAACGTTTGCGATTGCCAAGCAAAATGGGTGTGTAGCCAGCTGCCGGCCACATCGTCTTCGTTGAAGTAATTCAGCAAGATGGCCACGATAATTAAAGGCGGCAAAAATACCCCGAGCACAAAGCACAGGTAAATGGCGTGAGTCAGTGTGCGTGTAGAGGGTTTTGGGTTCATGGGCTATTCTTTCATGGTTTTTTCATTTTGCTCATGATATCTGAGCCTGTGGGCGCGGGCAATCCTGCCGAGACGATCAAAATTTGATCATGTCCGGCCGACTAGGCTCAGACGGAGCATGCTTTTATCGTCGGTAGCTCAAAGCAATTGGATTTATGCGATTTTTTGCCTTTTTAGCGTTGCGCATTGGGGGTGAAGTCATTATACTTTCGCGCTAATAATGACCAGGCAAAATGCTGTGAAAACGCGAGCAAACCCCGGAAGACGGGCTGCGCTGAAATTGATCAAGTGGCAGCTCATCTTAACCTTAGTGGTAAGCGTCGCGTTTTTGTGTATCTGGAGTCTCCAGGCCGCATGGTCAGGCTTGTTGGCAGGGTTAGTCTGCATGGCGGCCAACGGGGTTTTTATTGTAAAGACTCTGAGGTATCGCCAAGCACAACAGGCCAAACGGTTTTTGCTGGGTTTCTGGTTAGCAGAAACGGCAAAGCTTTTCATGATGGGGGTGTTATCGGTGATCGCCCTGCGCTACTTAGGCGCTGAGATCCAACCCTACATGGCGAGTTTTATCATTAATATAATGGTGTTTTGGATGGCACCGTTTGTGATATTGGGCTATTAATGGCGCGAGAAACAGGTTCACAGTATGTTATGCATCATTTGCAGCACTGGCACGTGGGGCATGGCTTTTGGTCAATAGACCTCGATGCAAGTTTGCTGGCTATCTTAATTGGTGTGGGCTTTTTGTGGTTGTTTCGTTTTGTGGCTAAGCGGGCGACCCATGAAGTGCCGGGCAAGCTTCAATGTTTTATCGAAATGATCATCGAGTTTGTGGATAAAACTGTTCGCGAAACTTTTCACGGCAAAAATCCTCTTATCGCCCCGCTCGCGCTGACGATTTTCGTCTGGGTCTTTTTGATGAATTTCATGGATTTAATCCCGGTTGATTTCTTGCCGAGCATTTTAGGCTTTATCGGTATTCATGATTTCCGCTCCGTGCCGACGGCAGACCCGAATATCACCTTTGGTATGTCGATACCGGTGTTCTTGCTTATTGTATTTTATAATTTTAAAGTCAAGGGTCTGAAAGGCTTGTCGCTAGAAGTGTTCACCAAGCCTTTTGGCGTGTGGTTACTTCCGATCAATGTGATTTTTCGCTTGATCGAAGAGTTAGTGAAGCCTTTGTCATTAGCGCTGCGACTGTTCGGTAATATGTTTGCGGGCGAGCTCATTTTTATTTTGATCGCAGGTCTCTTGCCGTGGTGGATCCAGTGGGCGCCAGGCGGTATTTGGTCGATTTTCCATATTCTGATTATTACCTTACAAGCATTTATTTTTATGATGTTGACGATTGTGTATTTAAGCATGGCACACGAGTCACATTAGGGTTTTATTGAGTAATCTACTTAGGAGGCAACATGAACGTCACAAAATTACTCGCCTTAGCGCACATCACAGGTCCATCAGCGATTGCTGCGGGTTTGTTGATTGGTTTAGCTGCACTGGGTACCGCGATTGGTTTCGGTATCTTGGGTGGTAAGTTTCTAGAAGGTGTGGCGCGTCAGCCAGAACTCTCGCCTATGTTAATGATGCGTATGTTCTTGATGGCCGGTCTTGTCGATGCCTTTGCTGCGATTTCTATCGTGATGGGCTTGTTTTTGTTTTTCGCGAGCAACCCGTTTATTGGTCAAGCTTTGAGTGCGTTGGCTAAATAAGCGAGACGCTTAACAAAGAGAGAGATCTATGCAGATTAATCTAACCCTCATTGGACAAATGATTACCTTCGGGATCTTCATTTGGTTCACAATGAAATACATTTGGCCACCGCTGATCAAGGCTATTCACGATCGCCAAGCGCGTATCGCAGAAGGCTTATCAGCCGCTGATAAAGGCCAAAAAGAGCTTGAGTTGGCAAAGCACCGCTCTGTAAAGCTTTTACAAGAAGCGAAGCTCGAAGCTTCCCAGCTGATTGAAAAAGCGAACAAGCGCTCGAATGAAATTTTGGAAGAAGCGAAAGAAAAATCGCGCATCGAAAGCCAAAATATCATTGAGAACGCGAAAAAAGACGTGGCTCAAATGCAGGCACAGGCCAAAGAAGTCTTGCGTCAAGATGTGGTTAATTTGTCCGTCTTGGGCGCGCAAAAAATTCTTGAGCGCGAAGTGGATGCAACGGCGCACAGCCAAATGCTGAAAACGCTTTCGGAGCAGCTTTAATGAGTAATGCCTTGAGCTTAGCCCGGCCCTACGCGAAAGCCATCTTTGAGGTGGCTTTAGATAAAAACGCACTGCAAGCGTGGTCTGTGTGGCTAAATCAATTGGCGTTTATTGCCAAGGATGCCAACGTACAATACGCGGTATCCAATCCAGAGCATGATACGCAAGCTTTGCTAGCGAATGTTTTATCGGTAATGGATGAGCGTGATGAAACGCTCGCGCGCTTTGTGTCTGTTCTGCTCGAAGCGAAACGCTTTGCCTTGTTGCCTGAAATTTTGTCGCACTTCGATCATTACAAAGCGCTGAAAGAACAAGAGCTCAATGTGGCTGTGACCACCGCGATGCCAATGAGTGATGAAGATAAAACGCTGCTTAATAAAGCCTTGGAACAACGTTTTAAACAATCTGTGAATTTAACTTATGACACGGATGAAAGCTTACTGGGCGGCGCCATTGTTCGCATCGATGATTTGGTTATCGATGGTTCAGGCCGCGGCCGACTTTCATCTTTGAAGCAATACCTTGAAGGAAATACACTATGTCATTAAACCCCTCTGAAATTAGCGACATCATTCGTAGCCGCATCGAAGGTTTTAAGGTGCAGAAACAAGAAGGCACTGAAGGCACGGTCATCAGCGTGAAAGACGGTATTGTCCGCGTGTTCGGTCTTGATGATGTGATGCAAGGTGAAATGGTGGAGTTGCCCGGCGGCGTGTTTGGTTTGGCTTTAAACCTTGAGCGCGACGCTGTGGGTGTGGTGGTCTTGGGTGATTACACACACATCAAAGAAGGCGAAAAATGCCGTTGTACCGGTAAAATTTTGGAAGTTCCCGTGGGCCCTGGTTTGCTAGGCCGCGTGGTTGACGCCTTAGGTAATCCGATTGATGGTAAAGGCCAGCTTAAATTTAGTGAAACCTGCCCGATCGAACGGGTTGCACCGGGTGTTTACTATCGTCAATCAGTGGATCAACCGGTCCAAACCGGCTTGAAGGCTATCGATGGTATGGTGCCTGTCGGCCGCGGCCAGCGTGAGTTGATCATCGGTGACCGCCAAACGGGTAAAACAGCGGTAGCGATTGATGCCATCATCAATCAAAAGGGTACCGGCATTAAGTGTATCTATGTGGCGATTGGTCAAAAAGCCTCTTCAGTGGCTAACGTGGTGCGCAAGCTTGAAGAGCATGGCGCGATGGAACACACGATTATCGTGGCAGCCAATGCGTCTGATCCTGCGGCTATGCAGTTTGTCGCGCCTTACGCAGGTTGTGCGATGGGTGAATATTTCCGTGATCGCGGTGAAGATGCCTTGATCATTTATGATGATTTAACCAAACAAGCTTGGGCGTATCGTCAAATTTCATTGTTGTTACGTCGTCCACCGGGTCGTGAAGCCTATCCTGGCGACGTCTTTTATTTGCACTCGCGTTTGCTAGAACGTGCTGCCCGTGTGAATGAGCACTATGTTGAGCAATTCACCAAGGGTGAAGTGAAAGGTAAAACCGGCTCGCTTACCGCGCTGCCTATCATTGAAACACAAGCGGGCGACGTTTCGGCGTTTGTACCCACCAACGTGATTTCGATTACCGACGGTCAGATTTTCTTAGAAACAGATTTGTTTAACTCGGGTATTCGCCCTGCCATCAATACGGGTTTATCCGTATCGCGTGTGGGTGGTGCAGCGCAAACCAAGATCATCAAAAAATTGGTCGGCAGTACGCGTATTGCCTTGGCGCAGTTTCGAGAGCTTGCAGCGTTTGCGCAATTTGCTTCTGACCTCGATGACGCAACACGTAAACAATTGGAGCGTGGCCAGCGCGTAACAGAAGTCATGAAGCAAAAGCAATATTCGCCACTGTCGTTGGCAGAAATGGCGCTTTCATTTTACGCGGTGAATAACGGTTTCTTGGATCACGTGCCGGTTGAAAAAATCGTTGTGGTGGAAGCTGAGTTGCATGCTTACTTCAAATCTGAAAACAAAGCCTTGTTCGATCAAATCAATGAGAAAGGCGATTATAACGACGACATCAAAGATGGCTTGGTGAAAGTGATCGAAGATGCGATGAAAACGATAGCTTGGTAAATAATCTATGTCATCGGCTAAAGAGTTACGCACAAAAATCGGTTCTGTGAAAAACACACAGAAGATTACGCGCGCCATGGAGATGGTCGCCGCAAGCAAGATGCGTAAAGCTCAAGATCGCATGAAACGTTCGAAGCCTTATGCTTTGAAAATTCGTGATGTGGCTCACCATGTTGCTTTGGCCTGCACCGAATACAAGCATTCGTTTTTAGAGCGTCGTGAAATTAAACGAGTCGGTTTTATAGTGGTATCCACCGATCGCGGTTTGTGTGGCCCTTTGAATACGAACTTGTTCAAAGCCGCTGTGAAGCACATGCGTGATTTTCAGCAGAAAAAAGTCGATATCGATTTGTGCTTAATCGGTAACAAGGCCGATGCCTTCTTCCGCCATTTAGGCGCGAATATTGTCGCCAAAGCGAGCCACCTGGGCGACGCACCAAAAATTGAAGATTTAATCGGTATCGTGAAAGTGATGCTTGATGCGTATCGCGATGAGAAAATTGATGCGCTCTACCTTTGCTATAACGACTTTATCAACACGATGCAACAGCGCCCAGAGGTGTTGGAGCTTTTGCCGATTACGCCCAGTGAAGATAAAGGTACCGAGAAAGGCCATTGGGATTATATTTACGAGCCCGGTGCGCGCGAGCTATTGGATCGTTTGTTACGACGATACATCGAATCTCAAGTGTACCAAGGTGTGGTGGAAAACTTCGCCTGCCAACAAGCCGCCACCATGGTTGCGATGAAAAATGCGACAGACAATGCGGGCAAAATTATTAATGATTTACAACTAGCGTATAACAAAGCGCGCCAAGCCGCGATCACCAGCGAAATTGCTGAGATTGTGTCCGGCGCTGATGCAGTATCTTAAGAGGTGAAACAGTATGAGTGAACAGGCTGTCGGAAAAATTGTTGAAGTGATTGGCGCGGTTGTCGATGTGGAATTTCCACGTGACAATGTGCCGAAGGTTTATGATGCCTTAACGATTGAAGGCAAAGAACTGGTGTTGGAAGTTCAACAAGAGGTGGGTGACGGCGTGGTTCGCGCGATTGCCTTGGGTTCATCAGATGGTTTATCACGCGGTATTAGTGTGGTGAATACGGGCAAACCGATTCATGTGCCGGTCGGTAAAAAAACCTTGGGCCGCATCATGGACGTTTTAGGCCGCCCTATCGATGAACAAGGTGAGATTGGTGCTGAAGAGCATATGTCCATTCATCGCAAAGCGCCAAGCTTTGAAGAACAGGCGGCAACTGAAGAATTATTAGAAACGGGTATTAAAGTTATCGACTTGCTTTGTCCTTTTGCCAAAGGCGGTAAAGTGGGTTTGTTCGGTGGTGCCGGTGTGGGTAAAACCGTGAACATGATGGAGCTTATCCGTAATATCGCGATTGAACACTCAGGTTATTCCGTTTTTGCCGGTGTGGGTGAGCGTACTCGTGAAGGTAATGACTTCTACCATGAAATGAAGGAATCAAATGTACTAGACAAAGTGGCTTTGGTGTATGGCCAAATGAATGAACCGCCGGGTAATCGGTTGCGTGTGGCCTTAACCGGTTTGACCATAGCAGAAAAATTTCGTGATGAAGGCCGAGACGTTTTATTTTTTGTGGATAATATTTACCGTTATACTTTAGCCGGTACCGAAGTGTCTGCTTTGTTGGGCCGTATGCCTTCAGCGGTGGGTTACCAACCGACCTTGGCTGAAGAGATGGGGACTTTGCAAGAGCGTATTACGTCAACGAAAACCGGTTCCATTACATCCGTTCAAGCGGTTTATGTGCCAGCGGATGACTTAACAGATCCATCCCCTGCCACAACGTTTGCTCACTTGGATGCGACGGTTGTGTTGTCTCGTCAAATTGCAGAATTGGGTATTTACCCTGCGGTCGACCCCTTGGATTCTACTTCACGTCAATTGGATCCTTTGGTTGTTGGTCAAGAACATTATGACGTGGCTCGTGGTGTACAAAAGGTCTTGCAACGTTATAAAGAGTTGAAAGATATCATCGCCATCTTGGGTATGGACGAATTGTCTGAAGACGATAAATTGATCGTGACGCGTGCACGTAAAATTCAGCGTTTCTTGTCACAACCGTTCTTCGTGGCAGAAGTGTTCACCGGTTCGCCAGGTATCTACGTGCCATTGAAAGAAACGATCCGTGGTTTCAAAGGCATCATCGAGGGTGAATACGATCACTTGCCAGAGCAAGCGTTTTACATGGTCGGCTCGATCGACGAAGCGATTGAAAAAGCGAAAACGCTATAAGGGTTGATAATGGCGGCAAAAACGTTTCACTTGGACATCGTCAGCGCAGAAGAGAAGATTTTCTCAGGTCTGGTTGAGCACATTACGGTTGACGGCGAGGAAGGCGGTTTGGGTATTTTTCCGGGCCACACGCCGTTATTAACTGGGATTAAACCAGGTGAAGTCAGCGCCGTGCTTGAGGGCGGCAAACGCGAAGTCTTTTTTATCTCAGGCGGTATGCTTGAAGTTCAGCCTGAAATCGTTACTGTGCTGGCTGATACCGTTATCCGCGCCGATGACATTGACGAAGAGGAAGCGCAAGAAGCCGTTGAACGTGCAAAGGCGCAGTACGACGAAATCGATAAGAAAGACAAGGCCGATTACAGCAAAGCCTTAATCGAGCTTCAAGAGGCCTCGGCCCGTTTGCGTGTTGTACGTGATTTGAGTAAATACACCAAACGCCATCTCGGTTAACTCCGTATTTAAAAGACACCCTTAGACTTGGATGACACACTGATCCATTTATGCCATGATCAAATGATCATGGAGACTATATAAAATGGATTTAAGCACCGAAAATAATCTACTCGCAAGGCTCGATCGCTTGCCTATTTGGCCCTATTCTCGCGGCGTCTTGCTCACTATAGGCCTCGGCTTTTTTTTCGCCTTCTTTGATATCATCACGATTGGTCTGGCCATTCCGGTTTTGGTCCAGCAGTTCCATGTTAGTTTGTCGCTGGTTTTGTGGTGTATCAGCAGCAGCTTGATCGGTTACATTGTTGGCTCTTTGTTTGACAGTGTTTTGTCGGATTTTTTCGGTCGACGTCTGGCTTTGATTTTATCCATGTTGTTTTTCAGTGTGGGCTCAATATTGTCAGCCTTTAGCCCGAATATATATTTTTTAATCGCCATGCGTTTTATTATTGGCATGGGCATTGGTTCAGAAATTGCGAATGTGACGACCTACTTGGGCGAGCTATCGCCAGCCAGCATTCGAGGCAAAATGACCAGTGTGGCTGTGGCACTGGGCTTTTTAGGTTTTGCCGTGGTGCCTTTTGTTGGTCTTGCTTTAATTCCTCATTACGTTTGGGGCTGGCGTGTGGTGTTTGCACTGGGTGGCTTGGGCGCACTGGTCGTCATGTTTTGTCGACGGTTTGTTCCACAATCGATACGCTGGTTGGTTTCGCATAGCAAGCTTGAACAAGCACGTGTGGAGCTTGAGGCGCTGGAGGCAAGAGTTGTATCACGGATAAAAAAAGCATTGCCGCCGATTGCAGCGTCAGAAGGCTTTGCGCCCTCTTCGTATAAAGATTTATTCAAACCGGCGCAGTTTAAAACGATACTGTTTTTTAGCGCGATTTGGTTTTTTTACTATATCGGTAATTATGCTTGGCTAACCTTGGATACCAAGCTTTTTTTGCTGGGTGGTTTTGACCTGCACAATAGTTTGCTATTGGTGTCGGTATCTTCCCTCGGCTTTATTTTGGGCTCACTGTTTGCGATCTTTTTCAGTGATTGTTTCGAGCGAAAATACACGATTTTTGTTTCGGCTATCGTATGGGCTCTTTGTTTGCTCGCGATTGCTTGGTGGCCGAGCTTGTGGCTGATTATGGTTTTGGGTTGTTTGGCTGCGATCACTATTTCAATACTTATCCCACTGCTCTACACCCTAACCGGCGAGAGCTTTCCAACGGCATGCCGCGCCACAGGTATTTCAGTAACCGATGGTGTAGGTCATTTGGGGGGCGCGTTTTGCGGGCAAATTATTTTTGCGGTGTATGATTATACGAAAGCCTCTGGGCACGGCGTGAGCTTTGCGTTTACGGCGATGGCTATCACAGGCTTAATCACGGCGATTATGGTGCTGTTTGGTTTGCGCATGACACGGCAAAGCTTGCAGCAGTAAACGGGCTTAAATTAATTTTTCAAGCGAGCGGAGAGCCATTTCAACAGGTAGAGCGCGAATATTGTCGATGACTTTTTCTTGAGTGCCCTGGTAGACTAAAAAGCATTCTGCTTCAGGATAGTCGGCATGAAAGGCTTTTAGCCCCTTTAAGTCGTTGTTATCGAAACGATCGCGGTGCTTAATTTCAAAAGCCTTAAAGCCGTTCTCGCCATATAGAACAATGTCGACCTCTTGGCCCGTGTGGGCTCGCCAGTAATAGAAATCATATTGTTTATCAGAATAAGCATTGATCGCTCTAAGCTCTTGCAAAAATAAGCCTTCTAAAGCGGGGCCACTGATTTCAGATTCGCTATCCAAAGGTCCGCGAGGGCGGATTTGTTGATAAATTCCTGCGTCGAAAAAATAAAACTTAGGGTGTTTTGCAAGTTTACGTTTTGCTCTACGTGTAAAAGCAGGCAGGCGATAGGCAATGAGCAAATCTTCTAATATGTTGAAGTAGTTTGAAACCACCTTTTGATCCATGCCTATTTCACGAGCAATAGAAGATAGGTTTAGCTGCTCTCCGTGAGAAAAGCTTGCGATTTCTAAAAAACGATGAAACGATTGTATATTTCGTGTTAAGCCCTCTTGTAAAACTTCTTCTCGTAGATAGTTGTCCACATAACTTGCCAAAAATTTATTGGGCTCTTTTGTTGAAATCACTTTAGGTAATTGCCCATACCGTAAGCTGTGAGATAAGTTAAAGTCATCCTCGAGCTCAATAGCGGTTAAGGGGTGCATGCTTAGACCAAATGCTCGGCCCGCCAAAAGATTAACGCCCTTTTTTCTTAGGCTTCTTGCGCTAGATCCGGTCAGTATAAAGCGTCGCTTATGGTGTTCGATTTGGCGGTGAACCTCATCTAATAGTGCGGGAATTTTTTGAACCTCATCGATAATGATCCAGTTATTTTTTTTGTGATCGATATAGGTGGATAAGCGAGAAGGTTGAGACGATAGTTCTAGATAGACGGCTTGATCCAGTAAATCGATATAGATAGCGTCTTGAAAGTGCGCTCTTAGCCAGGTGGTTTTGCCCGTTCCTCGTGGGCCGAAAAGGAAGTAACTATTCTCGGCATGGTAATCGATGTGCAGAAGGCGTTTGTACATAATTTAGGCTTTTATGGGGTTTCAGGCCAGATTATAGCACAAAAGATAGAAAAACCGGACCACAACTCCGAAATTTCCTAGATTTTTCGGAGTTGTGGTCCGGTTTTTCCATAAAATTAGTGCCCGAGGGCATTCTTCACGGCGGACTTTACCGCTTCAATCTGGATATCCGAAATGGTTTTACCTTGGACTACATGGTTATTGGCCGATTTAGGAAACGGCCCGAAACGGTTTAAGTTGGTTGGGCCAAAAAGTACAACCGTTGGCGTTTGCATGGCATAGGCGATATGTGTTGTACCGGTATCGCAGGCCAAGTACAGGGTCAAGTGTTTCATTAAAGCGGCGGCTTGTAGCACGGATGTTTTATTCGCAAAGTTAATGGCATTAGGCACAGCCTTGCAGAATTCTTTGATCATGGCGCCTTCTGCTTTTGTGCCGGTGACGATAAAGCGAAGACTCGGTATTTGTTTGGTGAGCTCGTGGGCAAGCGTAATAAAATTTTCCATGGCCCAGACTTTTTTGTGGGTGAAGCGATCTTTTTTCGGCGACCATAACCAGCGCTTAGCAATGCGGCGGCAGCCTAAATGTAAACCAATAACGGGCGATTCATTTTTATTAATACCGAGGTGCTTCAGTTCTGCAGCGATGGTGTGCTCATCGCTGTCACTAGGATAGAGAAAATAATGCAGTAAATAATCAGGCATCGGTTTGTCACAGAGTTCAGATAAAAAACGCAGTTTTTGTTCGGCCAGGTGTGCATCATGCTTCATATTCTCAAGCACAAGTGTGTTTGGGGCGAGCCAGCGAATGTACTCCGGAAAATAATGCTCGTAATCACTTAAAAAAAGAAAGTGGTCGTAATCATTTTTAAGTTTGGCGCATTGTTTTCTATGGGGTTTAATAAAATACTGTCCAATGTGTGGGTTATTTTCAATCACGGCGGCGGTGACTGGGCTTAGGCAGATGGCATCGATATGACAGTTTGGATAATAGTGTTTGATAAACTCAATCGACGGCGTGTTGAACAAGGTGTCGCCCAGGCGTTCTGGCAAAACGATAGCAATTTTCTTTCCTTCAAACATCTTTATAACCCCCATGACGGTTGCTCATACTAGCTTAAAAAAAGCTTAAATTGAACATCTCGACTCGTTTTATAATCAAAACTGGTTTAGTATAGAAGCGATAAATCAAGGGCTTATAGCTTATGAGTACAGCGTATCATGTCATCAAGGACCCTGTGCACGGGTCTATGCAGTTCACGGATCAAGAAAATCAGTGGATCAAACCCTTTATCGATTCACCGAGCTTTCAACGCTTGCGACATATCAAACAGCTAGGGATGGCCGACTGGATTTTTCCCGGTGCGGTACATACTCGTTTTAATCATGGATTGGGCTGCTCGTATGTGGCTAACCAAATCGCAAATAAACTCGGTCTGAGTGATTCTGATCGTCAGTTGGTCACAATAGCGGGTCTTTTGCACGATGTGGGCCATGGTCCCTTTTCGCATGCTTTTGAGTATATTTTTAAGCACCAGTGGATCAAGCATGAAGATTGGACGCCGCTGTTTT is a window of Gammaproteobacteria bacterium CG11_big_fil_rev_8_21_14_0_20_46_22 DNA encoding:
- the atpD gene encoding F0F1 ATP synthase subunit beta, with translation MSEQAVGKIVEVIGAVVDVEFPRDNVPKVYDALTIEGKELVLEVQQEVGDGVVRAIALGSSDGLSRGISVVNTGKPIHVPVGKKTLGRIMDVLGRPIDEQGEIGAEEHMSIHRKAPSFEEQAATEELLETGIKVIDLLCPFAKGGKVGLFGGAGVGKTVNMMELIRNIAIEHSGYSVFAGVGERTREGNDFYHEMKESNVLDKVALVYGQMNEPPGNRLRVALTGLTIAEKFRDEGRDVLFFVDNIYRYTLAGTEVSALLGRMPSAVGYQPTLAEEMGTLQERITSTKTGSITSVQAVYVPADDLTDPSPATTFAHLDATVVLSRQIAELGIYPAVDPLDSTSRQLDPLVVGQEHYDVARGVQKVLQRYKELKDIIAILGMDELSEDDKLIVTRARKIQRFLSQPFFVAEVFTGSPGIYVPLKETIRGFKGIIEGEYDHLPEQAFYMVGSIDEAIEKAKTL
- a CDS encoding F0F1 ATP synthase subunit gamma (Produces ATP from ADP in the presence of a proton gradient across the membrane. The gamma chain is a regulatory subunit) → MSSAKELRTKIGSVKNTQKITRAMEMVAASKMRKAQDRMKRSKPYALKIRDVAHHVALACTEYKHSFLERREIKRVGFIVVSTDRGLCGPLNTNLFKAAVKHMRDFQQKKVDIDLCLIGNKADAFFRHLGANIVAKASHLGDAPKIEDLIGIVKVMLDAYRDEKIDALYLCYNDFINTMQQRPEVLELLPITPSEDKGTEKGHWDYIYEPGARELLDRLLRRYIESQVYQGVVENFACQQAATMVAMKNATDNAGKIINDLQLAYNKARQAAITSEIAEIVSGADAVS
- a CDS encoding F0F1 ATP synthase subunit alpha, yielding MSLNPSEISDIIRSRIEGFKVQKQEGTEGTVISVKDGIVRVFGLDDVMQGEMVELPGGVFGLALNLERDAVGVVVLGDYTHIKEGEKCRCTGKILEVPVGPGLLGRVVDALGNPIDGKGQLKFSETCPIERVAPGVYYRQSVDQPVQTGLKAIDGMVPVGRGQRELIIGDRQTGKTAVAIDAIINQKGTGIKCIYVAIGQKASSVANVVRKLEEHGAMEHTIIVAANASDPAAMQFVAPYAGCAMGEYFRDRGEDALIIYDDLTKQAWAYRQISLLLRRPPGREAYPGDVFYLHSRLLERAARVNEHYVEQFTKGEVKGKTGSLTALPIIETQAGDVSAFVPTNVISITDGQIFLETDLFNSGIRPAINTGLSVSRVGGAAQTKIIKKLVGSTRIALAQFRELAAFAQFASDLDDATRKQLERGQRVTEVMKQKQYSPLSLAEMALSFYAVNNGFLDHVPVEKIVVVEAELHAYFKSENKALFDQINEKGDYNDDIKDGLVKVIEDAMKTIAW
- a CDS encoding F0F1 ATP synthase subunit epsilon; translation: MAAKTFHLDIVSAEEKIFSGLVEHITVDGEEGGLGIFPGHTPLLTGIKPGEVSAVLEGGKREVFFISGGMLEVQPEIVTVLADTVIRADDIDEEEAQEAVERAKAQYDEIDKKDKADYSKALIELQEASARLRVVRDLSKYTKRHLG
- a CDS encoding MFS transporter, which gives rise to MDLSTENNLLARLDRLPIWPYSRGVLLTIGLGFFFAFFDIITIGLAIPVLVQQFHVSLSLVLWCISSSLIGYIVGSLFDSVLSDFFGRRLALILSMLFFSVGSILSAFSPNIYFLIAMRFIIGMGIGSEIANVTTYLGELSPASIRGKMTSVAVALGFLGFAVVPFVGLALIPHYVWGWRVVFALGGLGALVVMFCRRFVPQSIRWLVSHSKLEQARVELEALEARVVSRIKKALPPIAASEGFAPSSYKDLFKPAQFKTILFFSAIWFFYYIGNYAWLTLDTKLFLLGGFDLHNSLLLVSVSSLGFILGSLFAIFFSDCFERKYTIFVSAIVWALCLLAIAWWPSLWLIMVLGCLAAITISILIPLLYTLTGESFPTACRATGISVTDGVGHLGGAFCGQIIFAVYDYTKASGHGVSFAFTAMAITGLITAIMVLFGLRMTRQSLQQ